The Callithrix jacchus isolate 240 chromosome X, calJac240_pri, whole genome shotgun sequence genome contains a region encoding:
- the LOC118150637 gene encoding sperm protein associated with the nucleus on the X chromosome N4-like isoform X2 — protein sequence MEGPTSSTNGKKRKRSPCESSNKESDEKQKTVKTDSTPVQRSLKKTKKSKHLTVLECSYEKDEKINSNQLGNDQFKEISTDPVQEKMEEDLESFKVSSQEDEDLDFCDVSSLEDEDLDLCEVSSLEGEDRDDSSQGCSQEYGECSSHMQKPN from the exons ATGGAAGGTCCAACTTCAAGCACCAacgggaagaagaggaagaggagtccCTGTGAATCTAGTAATAAAGAAAGTGATGAG AAGCAGAAGACAGTGAAAACAGACTCAACTCCTGTACAAAGAAGTTTGAAGAAgaccaaaaaatcaaaacatttaacAGTATTAGAGTGTTCCTACGAGaaggatgagaaaataaattcaaatcaaCTGGGGAATGACCAATTCAAAGAGATATCCACTGATCCAGTCCAAGAGAAGATGGAGGAAGACCTAGAGTCATTTAAAGTATCTTCACAGGAGGATGAAGACCTAGACTTCTGCGACGTATCTTCACTAGAGGATGAAGACCTAGACTTATGCGAAGTATCTTCACTAGAGGGTGAAGACAGAGATGACTCATCTCAAGGATGCTCACAGGAGTATGGAGAGTGTTCATCACACATGCAGAAACCAAATTAG
- the LOC118150637 gene encoding sperm protein associated with the nucleus on the X chromosome N4-like isoform X1 — protein sequence MEGPTSSTNGKKRKRSPCESSNKESDEQKQKTVKTDSTPVQRSLKKTKKSKHLTVLECSYEKDEKINSNQLGNDQFKEISTDPVQEKMEEDLESFKVSSQEDEDLDFCDVSSLEDEDLDLCEVSSLEGEDRDDSSQGCSQEYGECSSHMQKPN from the exons ATGGAAGGTCCAACTTCAAGCACCAacgggaagaagaggaagaggagtccCTGTGAATCTAGTAATAAAGAAAGTGATGAG CAGAAGCAGAAGACAGTGAAAACAGACTCAACTCCTGTACAAAGAAGTTTGAAGAAgaccaaaaaatcaaaacatttaacAGTATTAGAGTGTTCCTACGAGaaggatgagaaaataaattcaaatcaaCTGGGGAATGACCAATTCAAAGAGATATCCACTGATCCAGTCCAAGAGAAGATGGAGGAAGACCTAGAGTCATTTAAAGTATCTTCACAGGAGGATGAAGACCTAGACTTCTGCGACGTATCTTCACTAGAGGATGAAGACCTAGACTTATGCGAAGTATCTTCACTAGAGGGTGAAGACAGAGATGACTCATCTCAAGGATGCTCACAGGAGTATGGAGAGTGTTCATCACACATGCAGAAACCAAATTAG